One segment of Meriones unguiculatus strain TT.TT164.6M chromosome 3, Bangor_MerUng_6.1, whole genome shotgun sequence DNA contains the following:
- the LOC110542439 gene encoding putative vomeronasal receptor-like protein 4 yields the protein MSSFRNVLYFQAGLGVLSNMFLLFFYTFIVLGHRPKPTDLMSCQLSFVHIMMILTGGDIWLTDIFESLNIENDFKCKATFYIHRVLRGLSICITCLLSVFQAVTISPSNSLLAKFKHKLKEHMIHFFFCIWSFNLSFSSTLIFYVGAYINMNATNQMKVTKSCSLFPMNYIIRGLILAVTTSRDVFLVGVMMTTSAYMVIILFRHQRQCKHLHSTSHLRVSPEKRATQTILLLVVFFVILYWVDFILSITSFQLWKYDSFILTVQKFVINAYPTITPLVQISSDKRLIDVFKILKSKCHYIL from the coding sequence ATGTCTTCATTCAGGAATGTCCTTTATTTTCAAGCTGGGCTTGGAGTCCTGTCCaacatgtttcttctttttttctatacCTTCATAGTCTTAGGTCACAGACCTAAGCCCACAGACCTGATGTCTTGTCAACTGTCTTTTGTTCACATAATGATGATCCTCACAGGAGGGGACATTTGGCTTACAGACATATTTGAGTCACTGAACATTGAGAATGACTTCAAATGTAAGGCAACTTTCTACATACACAGGGTGCTGAGAGGCCTTTCTATCTGcatcacctgcctcctgagtgtgttcCAGGCTGTCACTATCAGTCCCAGTAACTCCTTGTTGGCAAAATTTAAACATAAACTAAAAGAACACATGAtccattttttcttctgtatttggtCTTTCAATTTGTCCTTCAGTAGTACCCTAATATTCTATGTTGGTGCTTATATCAATATGAATGCAACCAACCAGATGAAGGTCACCAAATCCTGCTCACTGTTCCCCATGAATTACATCATCAGAGGATTGATTTTAGCAGTGACAACCTCCAGGGATGTGTTTCTTGTAGGAGTCATGATGACCACAAGTGCATACATGGTGATTATCTTGTTCAGACATCAGAGGCAATGCAAGCATCTTCATAGCACCAGCCACCTGAGAGTGTCCCCTGAGAAAAGGGCCACCCAGACCATCTTGCTGCTGGTGGTTTTCTTTGTGATCCTGTACTGGGTGGACTTCATCCTCTCAATTACCTCATTCCAATTATGGAAGTATGACTCCTTCATTCTGACTGTTCAGAAGTTTGTGATAAATGCCTATCCCACAATAACTCCTTTGGTACAAATCAGTTCTGATAAGAGACTAATCGATGTGTTTAAAATCTTGAAGTCAAAGTGCCACTAtattttgtaa